The sequence below is a genomic window from Rickettsia prowazekii str. Breinl.
CTAGGATATTGGGGATTATTTTTAATTTTTATTCCGATAGGAGTCACTTTCTTCATGGGAGTAACTTATTTTGAGCGAATGGAAAAGAATCGAAATTTATAATTTCATTAAAAGTAGCATTTATATTAAACTTTAAATTATTTTTATAACATTCAGCATATATAAGCTCTGAAACTGAAGGTATTTCGAGTATTTCACTTAACACTAAAAAACTTTTTAATGTCTCTTTAATTATTTTATGGGCTTTTTCAGGCGATTTTGCTTCCAAAGTTTGTAAATTATGTATTCTATCAAAAAGTTTTATCAAAGCAGTATCGTATCTTTTTTGTTTAATTAATAAAATAAGGCTTTTTGCACTACTTATTTTCCCACAAGGCTTAATTCTAGTCAGACCTTCTACATGCCTTGCGACTTCTTTATCAAAAATATTGCTAATCATGTCTTCAGTGAGTTCAGTATCTTCAATAGTGTCGTGCAATAATGCTGCTTGTAGTATTCTAGACGTGAAGAGTTTAGGAACCTCTTTTGCTACAAATTCCGCTACCATAATTGTTACTGCAATTGGATGAGAATAATAAGGATCGCCAGATTGACGCATTTGCGTACCATGATATTTACGAGCGTAATAAATACCTTTTTTAACTTCTCTAATATCAATAGGTTGTTTTACTTTATTATTTAAAAATAGAAGTCTTTCGATCAATTTATCTGAATATTTACAGCTTTTAAAGTTTTTTTCCCAATATTCTATATCTTTCATAAAATCTCCCAATTCTATATCTATTATTTTATTGGTTTTTTTATGATTATTTTTTTTTACTTTTTCAAATCCAATTATCATTTAGTTTAAATCTCTATATTTAATATTTGCTATTTTTAATGCTAAACAATAACTATATATTAAAAATAGTTTTTTATAAAGATTTATATTTCATCCTTAATTATCAAATACATTTTGCTTATTCAAACAATCTGAATATCTTGTGATTTGGTCGTGATACAAGACTTGCATTAGACTATAGGGATACGTATTATTTTTAATAGTCTATTGTTATTTATAAAAAAATAAGCGAAAAAACATGTTTTGTGGATTATCACAACAAACATAATCAAATAATATTTTGCATTTTACTTAATTTCAGTTTTTAGCACGGTATGATATAAAACGAGCTATACAATAAGTTTACAATTTACTTGGATCAAAAATAAAATTAATTTCTTTCCAATGATTAAAACGTGCTGGGTCAAGATTTTCTATAGGACTTGCTTGCCATACGGCTCTCATTACATTATCTACCAAAGCTTCACAAATACTAGATTGAATATTAGGACAGATTTTTGCTTTAACCCTTACTTGATCAACGTTACCTGCTTTATTTAGAGTAATGCTAATAATGATTTTGACCTTATTATTACCTCTAACTCCTGCTGGTATATTAATCCAATGTCTTTCAATCTGTCTTTTGATTAAAGATGTTTCACTATCGGAAAGAGGTAGCATATCAGTATACACTCCTTTAGCTTCTTTTAGATTATCAACTTTTTTTAATCTGTTATACTTATTGGATTTTACATTATCCCCTTCTGAAGATTGCTCTAAATTCTTCAGTAAAGAGTCGAGCTCATCTGTTTTATGTTTTTTGTGTTTTACCTCTTTATTAATCTCTAACAATTTTTTGTTGTCTTTATTTACTTCAGGCTTTCTTACTTGCTGCACCTGCTTTTTTCCCCACTCTTCTTTAAGCTTTGCT
It includes:
- a CDS encoding HD domain-containing protein, translating into MKDIEYWEKNFKSCKYSDKLIERLLFLNNKVKQPIDIREVKKGIYYARKYHGTQMRQSGDPYYSHPIAVTIMVAEFVAKEVPKLFTSRILQAALLHDTIEDTELTEDMISNIFDKEVARHVEGLTRIKPCGKISSAKSLILLIKQKRYDTALIKLFDRIHNLQTLEAKSPEKAHKIIKETLKSFLVLSEILEIPSVSELIYAECYKNNLKFNINATFNEIINFDSFPFAQNKLLP
- a CDS encoding periplasmic protein TonB, links inner and outer membranes, with protein sequence MKNNQIKEHFTFFLSCSIVLHLLLFYFVLFAMPSLFNKKFPEEQIISFEILPVSDQSNIITQTKQKEDPIKHEDSKKSEQSKFKAEASQAVSQEKNAKAREIETIEEKKTIKESNTKEAKETFLERKEEVAKAKLKEEWGKKQVQQVRKPEVNKDNKKLLEINKEVKHKKHKTDELDSLLKNLEQSSEGDNVKSNKYNRLKKVDNLKEAKGVYTDMLPLSDSETSLIKRQIERHWINIPAGVRGNNKVKIIISITLNKAGNVDQVRVKAKICPNIQSSICEALVDNVMRAVWQASPIENLDPARFNHWKEINFIFDPSKL